The following are encoded together in the Streptomyces flavofungini genome:
- the ppk2 gene encoding polyphosphate kinase 2, which yields MADKATSLPRAVYERELLRLQTELVKVQEWVRAQGARLVVVFEGRDAAGKGGAIKRIAEHLNPRVARIVALPKPTERERTQWYFQRYVAHLPAAGEIVLFDRSWYNRAGVEHVMGFCTKEEHQLFLRQCPIFERMLVEEGVLLRKYWFSVSDAVQQERFRRRLEDPTRRWKLSPMDLESVTRWEAYSRAKDEMMVHTDIAEAPWFVVESDNKRRARLNVIAHLLGSVPYHEVAAPDLELPPRPASTGYVRPPRDLQTYVPDHAATL from the coding sequence ATGGCCGACAAGGCAACGTCTTTGCCGCGTGCGGTGTACGAGCGGGAGCTGTTGCGCCTGCAGACGGAGCTGGTGAAGGTCCAGGAGTGGGTGCGGGCCCAAGGCGCGCGGCTCGTCGTGGTCTTCGAGGGCCGGGACGCGGCGGGCAAGGGCGGCGCCATCAAGAGGATCGCGGAGCACCTGAACCCGCGGGTGGCGCGGATCGTGGCCCTGCCCAAGCCCACCGAGCGCGAGCGCACTCAGTGGTACTTCCAGCGGTATGTCGCGCACCTGCCCGCGGCCGGGGAGATCGTGCTGTTCGACCGCAGCTGGTACAACCGCGCCGGTGTGGAGCACGTCATGGGCTTCTGCACGAAGGAGGAGCACCAACTGTTCCTGCGCCAGTGCCCGATCTTCGAACGGATGCTGGTCGAGGAGGGCGTCCTGCTGCGCAAGTACTGGTTCTCGGTGAGCGACGCCGTGCAGCAGGAGCGGTTCCGGCGGCGTCTTGAGGACCCGACGCGGCGCTGGAAGCTGTCGCCGATGGACCTGGAGTCCGTCACGCGCTGGGAGGCGTACTCGCGGGCCAAGGACGAGATGATGGTGCACACGGACATCGCGGAGGCCCCGTGGTTCGTCGTCGAGAGCGACAACAAGCGCCGGGCCCGCCTGAACGTGATCGCCCATCTGCTGGGTTCGGTTCCGTACCACGAGGTGGCGGCGCCGGACCTCGAACTGCCGCCGCGGCCCGCGTCGACCGGCTATGTGCGCCCTCCGCGTGATCTGCAGACGTACGTACCGGATCACGCGGCGACACTCTGA
- a CDS encoding phosphoketolase family protein, producing MPTVEPQNSTVLTDDELRTLDAHWRAANYLAAGQIYLLANPLLAEPLRPEHIKPRLLGHWGTSPGLNLVHTHLNRLIKERDLDALCVWGPGHGGPAVLANSWLEGSYTQTYPDVTRDAVGMERLFRQFSFPGGVPSHVAPETPGSLHEGGELGYSLAHAYGAAFDNPDLLVACVVGDGEAETGPLAASWHSTKFLDPVHDGAVLPILHLNGYKIANPALLSRIPGNELDSLLRGYGHEPIHVTGDDPRTVHRDLAAALDQALERITHIQRAAREDGRAERAPWPMIVLRTPKGWTGPAEVDGRPVEGTWRSHQVPLAGVRDNPAHLRQLEAWLRSYRPEELFDADGQPVADVLAWVPEGDRRLGSTPHANGGLLTRELPIPDLDRFAVPVDKPGSGLHEPTRVLGDLLEQVMRDTSERRDFRVVGPDETESNRLGALFSATGKAWQAQTLPTDEHLAADGRVMEVLSEHLCQGWLEGYLLTGRHGLFSCYEAFVHIVDSMVNQHIKWLKTSRALPWRAPVPSLNYLLTSHVWRQDHNGFSHQDPGFVDHVLNKSPEVVRVYLPPDANTLLSVAEHALLSRDYVNVIVAGKQPCFDWLTLDAARAHCARGAGVWEWAGSAGQGREPDVVLACAGDVPTQEILAASALLRHHLPELAVRVVNVVDIARLLPREEHPHGMSDFEYDGLFTPDKPVIFAYHGYPWLIHRLTYRRTGHPHLHVRGYKEMGTTTTPFDMVVRNDMDRYRLVMDVIDRVPGCGVRAAELRQKMTDARTRHHAWIRDHGTDLPEVAEWTWTG from the coding sequence ATGCCCACGGTCGAACCGCAGAACAGCACCGTACTGACCGACGACGAACTGCGCACCCTGGACGCCCACTGGCGAGCCGCGAACTATCTGGCCGCCGGCCAGATCTATCTGCTCGCCAACCCGCTCCTGGCCGAGCCGCTGCGGCCGGAGCACATCAAGCCCCGCCTTCTGGGCCACTGGGGCACCTCGCCCGGTCTCAACCTGGTCCACACGCACCTGAACCGGCTGATCAAGGAGCGTGACCTCGACGCGCTGTGTGTATGGGGGCCCGGGCACGGCGGTCCCGCGGTCCTCGCCAACTCCTGGCTGGAGGGCAGCTACACGCAGACCTACCCCGACGTCACCCGGGACGCGGTGGGCATGGAGCGGCTGTTCCGGCAGTTCTCGTTCCCCGGCGGTGTGCCCAGCCACGTCGCGCCCGAGACTCCCGGCTCCCTCCACGAGGGCGGTGAGCTCGGCTACTCCCTCGCGCACGCCTACGGCGCCGCCTTCGACAACCCGGACCTGCTCGTGGCCTGCGTCGTCGGCGACGGTGAGGCCGAGACCGGGCCGCTGGCCGCCTCCTGGCACTCCACGAAGTTCCTCGACCCGGTGCACGACGGCGCGGTCCTGCCGATCCTGCACCTGAACGGCTACAAGATCGCCAACCCGGCGCTCCTGTCCCGAATCCCCGGGAACGAACTCGACTCCCTGCTGCGCGGCTACGGCCACGAGCCGATCCACGTCACCGGCGACGACCCGCGCACCGTCCACCGCGACCTGGCCGCCGCCCTCGACCAGGCACTGGAGCGCATCACGCACATCCAGCGGGCCGCCCGCGAGGACGGCCGAGCCGAGCGCGCGCCCTGGCCCATGATCGTGCTGCGCACCCCCAAGGGCTGGACCGGCCCGGCCGAAGTGGACGGCCGGCCCGTCGAGGGCACCTGGCGCTCCCACCAGGTACCGCTCGCCGGGGTCCGCGACAACCCGGCCCACCTGCGCCAGCTGGAGGCCTGGCTGCGCTCCTACCGCCCCGAAGAACTCTTCGACGCCGACGGGCAGCCCGTGGCCGACGTCCTCGCCTGGGTGCCCGAGGGCGATCGTCGTCTCGGCTCCACCCCGCACGCGAACGGCGGTCTGCTCACCCGCGAGCTGCCGATCCCGGACCTCGACCGCTTCGCCGTGCCCGTCGACAAGCCGGGATCGGGCCTGCACGAGCCCACCCGGGTCCTCGGTGACCTCCTGGAGCAGGTCATGCGGGACACGTCGGAGCGCCGGGACTTCCGCGTCGTCGGCCCCGACGAGACCGAGTCGAACCGCCTCGGCGCGCTGTTCTCCGCCACCGGCAAGGCCTGGCAGGCCCAGACGCTGCCCACCGACGAGCACCTCGCCGCCGACGGCCGGGTCATGGAGGTCCTGTCCGAACACCTCTGCCAGGGCTGGCTGGAGGGCTACCTCCTCACCGGCCGCCACGGCCTGTTCTCCTGCTACGAGGCGTTCGTCCACATCGTCGACTCCATGGTCAACCAGCACATCAAGTGGCTCAAGACATCCCGCGCCCTGCCCTGGCGCGCTCCCGTCCCCTCCCTCAACTACCTGCTCACCTCCCACGTCTGGCGCCAGGACCACAACGGCTTCTCCCACCAGGACCCCGGCTTCGTCGACCACGTCCTCAACAAGAGCCCCGAGGTCGTACGCGTCTACCTCCCACCGGACGCCAACACCCTGCTGTCCGTCGCCGAACACGCCCTGCTCAGCCGCGACTACGTCAACGTCATCGTCGCGGGCAAACAACCCTGCTTCGACTGGCTGACCCTCGACGCGGCCCGAGCCCACTGCGCGCGCGGCGCCGGGGTCTGGGAGTGGGCGGGCTCTGCGGGCCAGGGCCGCGAACCCGATGTGGTCCTCGCCTGCGCCGGTGACGTCCCCACCCAAGAGATCCTCGCCGCCTCGGCGCTGCTGCGCCACCACCTGCCGGAGCTCGCCGTCCGGGTCGTGAACGTCGTCGACATCGCCCGGCTGCTGCCCCGCGAGGAACACCCGCACGGAATGAGCGACTTCGAGTACGACGGGCTGTTCACCCCCGACAAGCCGGTTATCTTCGCCTACCACGGCTACCCGTGGCTCATCCACCGCCTCACCTACCGCCGCACCGGCCACCCTCACCTGCACGTGCGCGGCTACAAGGAGATGGGCACCACCACCACGCCCTTCGACATGGTCGTACGCAACGACATGGACCGCTACCGGCTCGTCATGGACGTCATCGACCGCGTCCCCGGTTGCGGTGTCCGCGCCGCCGAACTGCGCCAGAAGATGACCGACGCCCGCACCCGCCACCACGCCTGGATCCGCGACCACGGAACCGACCTCCCCGAGGTCGCCGAGTGGACGTGGACCGGCTGA
- the gap gene encoding type I glyceraldehyde-3-phosphate dehydrogenase: MTIRVGINGFGRIGRTYLRAALDRAEAGTQHLDIVAINDIAPPATLAHLLEYDSTFGHIGREVSHDDDSITVGGRRVAVTAERDPAALRWGDHGADVVVESTGRFRDRASAELHLKAGARTVLLSAPGKDADATIVLGVNDDSYDRRRDRIVSAASCTTNCVAPMVKVLHERFGIERGVMTTIHGYTNDQALLDGPHKDLRRARSAALSIIPTSTGAARAVGLVVPELAGALDGIAVRVPVEDGSLTDLAVVLAREATAEEINAAFAEAADGPLHGILRVSKAPIVSRDVVGDPSSCVFDPALTQVNGTLAKVFGWYDNEWGYTNRLLDLTALAADDR; encoded by the coding sequence ATGACCATACGCGTCGGCATCAACGGCTTCGGCCGCATCGGCCGCACCTACCTGCGCGCGGCGCTCGACCGCGCCGAAGCGGGCACACAGCACCTCGACATCGTCGCCATCAACGACATCGCGCCTCCCGCCACCCTGGCCCATCTGCTGGAGTACGACTCGACGTTCGGCCACATCGGCCGCGAGGTCTCGCACGACGACGACTCGATCACCGTGGGCGGCCGCCGCGTCGCCGTCACCGCCGAACGCGATCCGGCCGCCCTGCGCTGGGGCGACCACGGCGCCGACGTCGTCGTCGAGTCCACCGGCCGCTTCCGTGACCGCGCCTCCGCCGAACTGCACCTGAAGGCGGGCGCCCGCACCGTGCTCCTGTCCGCGCCCGGCAAGGACGCGGACGCCACCATCGTGCTCGGCGTCAACGACGACAGCTACGACCGCCGGCGCGACCGGATCGTCTCGGCGGCCTCCTGCACCACCAACTGCGTCGCGCCGATGGTCAAGGTGCTCCACGAACGCTTCGGCATCGAGCGCGGCGTGATGACCACCATCCACGGCTACACCAACGACCAGGCCCTGCTCGACGGCCCGCACAAGGACCTGCGGCGGGCCCGCTCGGCGGCGCTGAGCATCATCCCGACCAGCACCGGCGCGGCCCGCGCCGTCGGGCTCGTCGTACCCGAGCTCGCGGGGGCTCTGGACGGCATCGCCGTCCGCGTGCCCGTCGAGGACGGCTCGCTCACCGACCTGGCCGTGGTGCTGGCGCGCGAGGCGACGGCCGAGGAGATCAACGCGGCCTTCGCCGAGGCCGCCGACGGCCCGCTGCACGGCATCCTGCGGGTGTCCAAGGCGCCCATCGTCTCCCGCGACGTCGTCGGCGACCCTTCCTCCTGTGTCTTCGACCCCGCGCTGACCCAGGTCAACGGCACCCTGGCCAAGGTCTTCGGCTGGTACGACAACGAGTGGGGCTACACCAACCGCCTCCTCGACCTCACGGCCCTGGCGGCCGACGACCGATGA
- a CDS encoding HAD family hydrolase: MNTPQHGTPVVPRALRGTAGVVFDTDGVILDSAKVHAAAWKDAFDSFPPLRGRPPFDVRDDYLRYVDGKSRLDGARAYLESRRPRPSAAEVAAVAADKEALFTARLREHGIEAYPGTVRLLRALCAAGVPLAAASASRHAGELLDRAGVREYFHTLVDGAEAARLRLPGKPSPALFLEAARRIGAPAAATAVIEDALAGVEAGRRGGFAVVIGVDRSHTRDTRAELLGHGADLVVDDLAELLEPEE, translated from the coding sequence ATGAACACCCCCCAGCACGGCACGCCCGTCGTACCCCGCGCGCTGCGGGGCACGGCGGGCGTGGTCTTCGACACCGACGGCGTCATCCTGGACTCCGCGAAGGTGCACGCCGCCGCCTGGAAGGACGCCTTCGACTCGTTCCCTCCCCTGCGCGGCCGTCCTCCCTTCGACGTCCGCGACGACTACCTGCGCTACGTCGACGGCAAGTCACGCCTGGACGGGGCGCGCGCGTATCTGGAGTCCCGGCGGCCGCGCCCGTCGGCGGCCGAGGTCGCCGCGGTCGCCGCCGACAAAGAGGCACTGTTCACGGCGCGGCTGCGGGAGCACGGAATCGAGGCCTATCCAGGGACGGTGCGCCTCCTTCGCGCGCTGTGCGCGGCCGGGGTCCCCCTGGCCGCCGCCTCGGCCTCACGGCACGCCGGGGAACTCCTCGACCGCGCGGGAGTGCGGGAGTACTTCCACACCCTCGTCGACGGCGCCGAAGCCGCCCGGCTGCGCCTGCCCGGCAAGCCCTCCCCCGCCCTGTTCCTGGAGGCGGCCCGCCGCATCGGCGCCCCCGCCGCAGCCACGGCGGTCATCGAGGACGCCCTGGCAGGTGTCGAGGCCGGCCGTCGCGGCGGCTTCGCGGTGGTGATCGGAGTGGACCGCTCGCACACCCGGGACACACGTGCCGAACTGCTGGGGCACGGGGCGGATCTGGTGGTCGACGACCTCGCGGAGCTACTCGAACCGGAGGAGTGA
- a CDS encoding glycoside hydrolase family 65 protein, with protein MRDWTWAYEGYEPARERLRESLCTLGNGYMATRGALPECPADSLHYPGTYLAGCYDRLTSDVAGRQVENEDLVNLPNWLPLRIRTNNGTWLTPDTHKFHDHRLHLDLRSGTLDRTTRYADEDGRHLTVRQLRAVHMADPHLALLRTEVTPEGWSGGIEVESALDGTVVNGGVDRYRSLASQHLTHVHTGTSADGTIWLRCRTSTSDIRLGLAARTVVDTDVPAVPGPREDARVAHLLRIPVSDGRTVTIDKTVALHSSRDPAISDPLHAAVDRVRRVPGFEALVSAHRIAWQQLWCNAELNVPGSAGAALRLHLFHVLQTLSPHTADLDVGVPARGLHGEAYRGHVFWDELFVLPYLNLHFPEVSRALLTYRHRRLEQACRAAADAGHTGAMYPWQSGSDGREETQSLHLNPRSGRWLPDHSRLQHHVGSAVAYNVLRYCEATGDAEFLRTKGAEMLTQISRFWAGAATYDEALDRYHIRGVVGPDEYHDAYPDADRPGLDDNAYTNLTAAWVLGRTLDVLHTLPEPCRQDLFERADVTTAELDTWDAVSRKLYVPFHAGVVSQFHGYGQLAELDWQAYRERYGDIRRLDRILEAEDDTVNRYQASKQADVLMLGYLFSPTELRALFARLGHELDDTTWQRTVDYYLQRTSHGSTLSSLVHGWVLARSRRSQAWEFVQEALAGDIADVQGGTTGEGIHLGAMAGTLDLVQRGLTGLEPRGGALRLDPAPLPELQEYGFSIRYHGHWGVQLRMRRGEIHIALPASDQSPIAVALADRTVTLSPGEACTLTLP; from the coding sequence ATGCGCGACTGGACTTGGGCGTACGAGGGATACGAACCGGCGCGGGAACGCCTGCGCGAATCCCTGTGCACCCTCGGCAACGGCTACATGGCGACTCGCGGCGCACTCCCCGAGTGCCCCGCCGACTCCCTCCACTACCCCGGCACCTACCTGGCCGGCTGCTACGACCGGCTCACCTCGGACGTGGCCGGACGCCAGGTCGAGAACGAGGACCTGGTCAACCTCCCCAACTGGCTGCCGCTGCGCATCCGGACGAACAACGGGACCTGGCTCACCCCGGACACCCACAAGTTCCACGACCACCGCCTGCACCTCGACCTGCGCTCCGGCACCCTCGATCGCACCACGCGCTACGCGGACGAGGACGGCCGGCACCTGACCGTCCGGCAGCTCCGGGCGGTGCACATGGCCGACCCCCACCTCGCCCTGCTGCGCACCGAGGTGACACCGGAGGGCTGGTCGGGCGGGATCGAGGTCGAGTCGGCGCTCGACGGCACGGTCGTCAACGGCGGCGTGGACCGCTACCGCTCCCTCGCCTCCCAGCACCTCACGCACGTCCACACCGGGACCTCGGCGGACGGCACGATCTGGCTGCGCTGCCGCACCAGCACCTCCGACATCCGCCTCGGCCTCGCCGCACGGACCGTGGTGGACACCGACGTCCCTGCGGTCCCCGGCCCACGCGAGGACGCCCGGGTCGCCCACCTGCTGCGGATCCCGGTGTCGGACGGGCGCACGGTCACGATCGACAAGACGGTCGCCCTGCACTCCTCCCGGGACCCGGCGATCAGCGATCCGCTGCACGCCGCCGTCGACCGCGTCCGCCGCGTGCCCGGCTTCGAGGCCCTTGTGAGCGCCCACCGGATCGCCTGGCAGCAGCTGTGGTGCAACGCCGAGCTGAACGTACCCGGCAGCGCGGGCGCGGCACTGCGCCTCCACCTCTTCCACGTACTGCAGACGCTCTCGCCCCACACCGCCGACCTCGACGTCGGCGTGCCCGCCCGCGGACTCCACGGAGAGGCCTACCGCGGTCACGTCTTCTGGGACGAGCTGTTCGTCCTGCCCTACCTGAACCTGCACTTCCCCGAGGTCTCCCGGGCCCTGCTCACCTACCGCCACCGCCGTCTCGAACAGGCCTGCCGCGCCGCCGCCGACGCCGGGCACACCGGCGCGATGTATCCCTGGCAGAGCGGCAGCGACGGCCGTGAGGAGACCCAGAGTCTGCACCTCAACCCGCGCTCGGGGCGCTGGCTGCCCGACCACTCCCGGCTCCAGCACCACGTGGGCTCGGCGGTCGCGTACAACGTGCTGCGCTACTGCGAGGCGACGGGCGACGCCGAGTTCCTGCGGACCAAGGGCGCCGAGATGCTCACGCAGATCTCCCGCTTCTGGGCCGGAGCGGCGACGTACGACGAGGCCCTCGACCGCTACCACATCCGCGGCGTGGTCGGCCCCGACGAGTACCACGACGCCTACCCCGACGCGGACAGGCCGGGCCTGGACGACAACGCGTACACGAACCTCACGGCCGCCTGGGTCCTGGGCCGCACCCTCGACGTGCTGCACACCCTGCCCGAGCCCTGCCGTCAGGACCTGTTCGAGCGCGCCGACGTCACCACCGCCGAGCTCGACACCTGGGACGCCGTCTCCCGCAAGCTGTACGTGCCCTTCCACGCCGGAGTCGTCAGCCAGTTCCACGGCTACGGCCAGCTGGCGGAACTCGACTGGCAGGCCTACCGCGAGCGCTACGGCGACATCCGCCGCCTGGACCGGATCCTGGAGGCCGAGGACGACACGGTCAACCGCTATCAGGCGTCCAAGCAGGCCGACGTCCTGATGCTCGGGTATCTCTTCTCCCCCACCGAACTGCGGGCCCTGTTCGCACGCCTCGGCCACGAGCTGGACGACACGACCTGGCAGCGCACCGTCGACTACTACCTCCAGCGCACCAGCCACGGCTCCACCCTCAGCAGCCTCGTCCACGGCTGGGTCCTGGCCCGCTCCCGGCGCTCACAGGCCTGGGAGTTCGTCCAGGAGGCCCTGGCCGGGGACATCGCCGACGTCCAGGGCGGCACCACCGGCGAAGGCATCCACCTCGGTGCCATGGCGGGCACCCTCGATCTCGTCCAGCGCGGCCTGACCGGCCTCGAACCCCGAGGCGGCGCGCTGCGCCTCGATCCCGCACCGCTCCCCGAACTCCAGGAGTACGGCTTCTCCATCCGCTACCACGGCCACTGGGGCGTACAACTCCGCATGCGGCGCGGCGAAATCCACATCGCCCTGCCCGCATCCGACCAGTCCCCGATCGCCGTCGCCCTGGCGGACCGCACGGTGACACTGTCTCCCGGGGAAGCGTGCACGCTGACGCTGCCGTGA
- a CDS encoding alpha/beta hydrolase family protein: protein MNSSSTHLTFPGAQGAPLAAILELPAQTPAAYAVFAHCFTRGKDSHAAARISKALTAHGIAVLRFDFTGLGRPGGNFAQSTFTSDVEDLVRLAGRPFRIRQDFIDDLLAQPPKPCGSAPCMRHCWSCVPRRTEPSASTTHGRRSWPASAPTPWTPMEVGTGGRATRYVGEWDLPLRPMVYRVFGPLSDLYMRRRGR from the coding sequence ATGAACAGCTCCAGCACACATCTCACGTTCCCGGGGGCACAGGGCGCGCCGCTGGCGGCAATCCTTGAACTCCCGGCCCAGACCCCGGCCGCGTATGCCGTGTTCGCGCACTGCTTCACCCGCGGCAAGGACAGCCACGCCGCGGCCCGGATCTCCAAAGCCCTGACCGCACACGGCATCGCCGTGCTGCGCTTCGACTTCACCGGCCTGGGCCGGCCCGGCGGCAACTTCGCCCAGAGCACGTTCACTTCCGACGTCGAGGACCTCGTCCGTCTGGCAGGCCGGCCTTTCCGCATCCGCCAAGACTTCATCGACGACCTCCTCGCGCAGCCCCCCAAGCCATGCGGATCCGCACCCTGCATGCGGCACTGCTGGTCATGCGTTCCCCGGCGGACCGAACCGTCGGCGTCGACAACGCACGGCAGACGGTCCTGGCCCGCGTCGGCGCCCACGCCGTGGACGCCTATGGAAGTCGGCACCGGCGGTCGGGCGACGCGGTACGTCGGCGAGTGGGACCTGCCGCTGCGGCCGATGGTCTACCGAGTCTTCGGACCTCTATCGGACCTCTATATGAGGCGGCGCGGCCGTTGA
- a CDS encoding NADPH-dependent FMN reductase gives MSDLTFLALSGSLRRSSHNTGLLRAVQNLAPHGVTIDLYEGLGRLPFFNEDLEDGPEPAAVADLSRRVREADGVLIATPEYNSAIPGVLVNALDWLSRPTGRHALYRKPVAVLGASPSQFGTARGQLVLRQILHRIQAPVVAHPEVTVFQSHRRFDADGTFTGDPITESLLRDLLAELAVLAEFHCPAHAL, from the coding sequence ATGTCCGACCTGACCTTCCTCGCCCTCTCCGGCAGCCTGCGCCGCTCCTCCCACAACACCGGTCTGCTGCGCGCCGTGCAGAACCTCGCCCCGCACGGCGTCACCATCGACCTCTACGAGGGGCTGGGCCGGCTTCCCTTCTTCAACGAGGACCTTGAGGACGGCCCCGAACCCGCGGCCGTCGCCGACCTGAGCCGACGCGTGCGGGAGGCCGACGGCGTCCTCATCGCCACCCCCGAGTACAACTCGGCCATCCCCGGGGTGCTGGTGAACGCCTTGGACTGGCTCTCGCGCCCCACCGGCCGGCATGCCCTGTACCGCAAGCCCGTGGCCGTCCTGGGCGCCTCGCCCTCCCAGTTCGGCACCGCCCGCGGCCAGCTGGTGCTGCGGCAGATCCTGCACCGCATCCAGGCCCCGGTCGTGGCCCACCCGGAGGTCACCGTCTTCCAGTCCCACCGGCGCTTCGATGCCGACGGCACCTTCACCGGTGACCCCATCACCGAGAGCCTGCTGCGCGACCTGCTGGCCGAACTAGCCGTCCTGGCCGAGTTCCACTGCCCGGCCCATGCCCTCTGA